Within Sphingobium sp. KCTC 72723, the genomic segment CGACCTGACCGTGGACCGGGCGATCGGCGCGCGCACGCTGGCGGCGTTGCGGGCGTTTCGGGCGCTGCGCGGCAAGGCTGGCGATGCCGTGCTGCTCAAGGCGATCGAGGCGATGCAGGGCGAGCGTTATATTGCGCTGGCCGAAAGCCGCCCGGCGAACGAGGCGTTTCTCTATGGCTGGCTGGCCACCCGGATCGGCCAGGGAGTGGCGCGGTGACGGGTGGCGCGATGCATGGGGCGGAGAGCGGCGGCACCCCGCCTGACCTGTGGACGATGCGGGCGCGACCGACATTTCTCTATGTGATCTATGGCCTGCTGCTCTGGTCGATCCCGATGGGCCTGGTGGCCGGCGTGCGGCCGCAACTGGCAGCGGCGATCATTGCGGGAATGCGGGCCTATCTCGACGCGCTGCCCGAGCCGCTCTACGCGCTCTTTGGCACGGGCTATCTGGGCTATACCGCCGCGCGGGCCTGGGGCAAGGCGCGGGGCGTCGAACGGTAGCGGATGGGCGGGCCTGCCTGGCAGGAACCACAGCCATGAGAGGGGCCGCCGGGTCGAAGCCCGACGGCCCATCATGTGCATGGTCAGCGGCCGGAAGTGCCGCCCATGGGGGAATGATGATCGCGCTATCCTGTCTGTGCGACGGATCGGCCTGTATGTCGGCGATTGTCCGTCGTCAGGGCAGGATCGACGCCGTAGCGTCGCTCAGCGGCGCATTCCCCGACTGGACTTGACCGACCCCAATACTGAACCATGAGACATCGGATCACCTCCTTTCGCTAAGTTGAAAAGCCGTATGACCGCGTTTCCGACTTGCGCCTTCGTGCGGCCACGGAGAGCAGATTGAATCAAGCGCGTGACAGGATCAAGACTTGTAAAAATCTTTTTTGGAATCATACTTGCGCGTCGCCGATCGGGGCCGATGCGGCATGGCGCGCCTCAACCCCGGCAATCCTCCACCACGCGCGCCATTTCGGCCCAGGCGGGGACGATCAGTGGCGGTAGCCCCGTCGCTTCGATGGCGAATTTCCCCCGGCTATAGGCGATCTGGTCCAGCGTCGCGTCGGACGCGGCGCGCATGGCCAGCGTCTGCGGCGCAGCGGCGGGCGCTGGCGTGGTGGGCCAGCTGGTGGCACCATAGCTGGTGCGCA encodes:
- a CDS encoding 3TM-type holin, giving the protein MHGAESGGTPPDLWTMRARPTFLYVIYGLLLWSIPMGLVAGVRPQLAAAIIAGMRAYLDALPEPLYALFGTGYLGYTAARAWGKARGVER